Within Terriglobales bacterium, the genomic segment GAAGAGATGGACGTGGACGCCATCCTGGCCCGCCGCCCGCACGTGGTGCTGGTGGACGAGTTGGCGCACACCAACATCGAGGGCAGCAAGCACCCCAAGCGCTACCAGGACGTGATCGAGCTGCTGGACGCCAAGATCGACGTGCTCTCCACCATGAACGTCCAGCACATCGAGAGCCTGACGCCGCTGGTGCAGCGCATCACCGGGGTGATCATTCGCGAGACCGTGCCCGACTGGGTGATCCAGCGCGCTGGCGAGATCGTGATGGCCGACCTCACCCCCCAGGCGCTGCAGACGCGCATGCAGCGCGGCGACATCTACCCCGTGGAGCGGGCCGAGCGCGCGCTGGGCAACTTCTTCCGCCCCGGAAACCTGATCGCGTTGCGCGAGCTGGCCCTGCGCCAGGTGGCTTCGGCGGTGGACCGCAGCCTGGAGTCCTACATCGAGCGCGAGCACGACCAGCGCAAGGCTGGGGTGCGGGAGCGCATCGCGGTGTGCATCAGCTCCAACCCGGCGGCGCAGTACCTGATCGCGCGCGGCGCCCGCATGTCTCACGCCCTGGACGCCGAGTTCTACGTGGTCTACGTGGACGTGGCCGCCGATTCCAGCGACGAGAACAAGCAGACCTTGGCCGAGAACATCCGCTTCGCCGAGAACCTGGGCGCTACCGTGGTCCGCCTGGACAGCGGCAATGTGGCCGAGCGGGTGGCCGGGTTCGTCCGCGACAAGCACGTCACCCAGGTGGTCTTCGGGCGCTCCGCCCGCCAGGGCTGGCGCCGCTACCTCTACCTCTCGGTCATCCACAAGTTCCTGCGCGACGCGCCCGCAGTGGACGTGCACATCGTCACCCAGGAAGCCAAGTGAGCGCTCGATGAGCGAGCCCCGGCGCATCCTGGTGGTGGACGACGAGCCCCAGATCACACGCGTGCTGCGCA encodes:
- a CDS encoding universal stress protein, with the protein product MPQKSPEQWLEEAAPEKTAGVFKLFLGYAPGVGKTYNMLSEAVRRHSRGEDVVVGVIETHGRRPIGELAARLETVPRKKLEYKGTIFEEMDVDAILARRPHVVLVDELAHTNIEGSKHPKRYQDVIELLDAKIDVLSTMNVQHIESLTPLVQRITGVIIRETVPDWVIQRAGEIVMADLTPQALQTRMQRGDIYPVERAERALGNFFRPGNLIALRELALRQVASAVDRSLESYIEREHDQRKAGVRERIAVCISSNPAAQYLIARGARMSHALDAEFYVVYVDVAADSSDENKQTLAENIRFAENLGATVVRLDSGNVAERVAGFVRDKHVTQVVFGRSARQGWRRYLYLSVIHKFLRDAPAVDVHIVTQEAK